The Kribbella sp. HUAS MG21 genome includes the window GGCTCTACAACACGCTCTGGGCGCTGATCCTGCCGGGAATCTTCACCGTCTTCGGCACCTTCCTGGTCCGGCAGGCGTTCCTCGCCGTACCCGCCGAACTGGGCGAGGCGGCGCGGATCGACGGCGCCGGCGAGTGGCGGGTCTTCTTCCGGGTCTACCTGCCGCAGATCCGCTCGACCCTGGCCGCGCTGGCGATCATCAGCTTCGTCGGATCCTGGAACGACTACGAAGGACCGCTGATCATGCTGTCGAACCAGAACCTCTACACGGTCCCGATCGGCCTGACCCGGTTCGTCGACGCCGACGGCGGCCTGTCGGCCGGGCTGGCGATGGCCGGTTCGGTCTCCTCGGTCGTCCCGATCCTGATCATCTTCCTGGTGTTCCAGCGCCAGTTCGTCGCCGCCCTGGCCAGCAGCGGCCTGAAGTAACCGACAGCAGAACGCCCAGGCCGGCCGAGCTGGGCCTGGGCGTTCTTACAGGGGTGGAGGTGGGCTGGAGCCTGAGCCCGTGGGCGAACGGCCAGATATTCACCTCTTGCTTATATCAGTAGCCACTGATATATGTCGTTCATGACAACCTTCACACCCGCCGATCATCTGGGCGCGGTGGCACGCGCGATCACCACGACGGTCCGGGACGGCCGGGAAATGCGGCTGCTTCGGGTGAGTCGCTCGTACGACGCGACGCCCGAGGAGGTCTGGGCCGCACTGACCGACCGCGAGCGCGTCCCCCGCTGGCTGATGCCGATCGAAGGCGACCTCCGGGTGGGTGGTCGTTTCCAGCTCGAGGGCAACGCGGGCGGGGAGATTCTCGCGTGCACTCCGCCCAAGGCACTCCAGGTCACCTGGGAGTACGGCGGCCAGTCGAGCTGGGTCGATGCCGCTCTGGAGCCTGTCGACGACGGCACGCGCCTGGTCCTGGAGCATGCCGCACCCGTCGAACCGCCGGAGCTGTGGGAGGAGTTCGGCCCGGGCGCAGTCGGCCTCGGGTGGGAACTCATGCTGATGGGCCTGGCCGAGCACCTCGCCGACCCCACCTTCACGCCCCCGTCCCCCGACACGGCGCCGAGCCCCGACATCGTCGATTACCTGACCGCGAGCAGCCACGGCTGGGCGGAGGCGGACGCGAGTTCAGGCACCGACCCCGCGCAGGCCCGGGCCGCCGCCGAGCGCTGCCTCACGGCGTACACGACGGTGCCGGAGGACCCCGGCGCCTGATGCACGCCTTCGACGTGCTCGGCGACCCGGTACGGCCGACGGACCAGTACTGGAAAGGAATCACCATGAGCACCTACGAAGTGACCCGTACCGAGACCATCGGCGCCACACCGGACCGGATCACACCGCTCATCACCCGTTTCCCGGCGTGGCAGCAGTGGTCGCCGTTCGAGCGCTCCGACCCCGAGCTGCGGCGCTCCTACCGTGGCCCGGCGGAGGGCGCGGGCGCCGAGTTCGAGCGCGGCCTCTCCGCCCTCAAAACCCTCGCCGAGGCCCGCGCCGACGACCCGACCTGATCCCGATCCGGCCCTGGTGGTCGTCAAGTGGTCGTGCACATGAGAACGCCCAGGCCGGCTGAGCTGGGCCTGGGCGTTCTCACAGGGGTGGAGGTGGCGGGAATCGAACCCGCGTCCTTCGGCGGTGTTTCAAGGCTTCTCCGGGCGCAGTCTGAATGGCGCTTTTCTCGGCCCCAGCGTTTGTACAGACATCTCGCTGACAGGCTCAGTCACTGTAAATGTCCCGTGCTAGCCCCGTGACCGGGCTAACAAAGCAAGCTCCCTAGATGAGGCCAGGAGCCGGGGCGGGAGCATCCCCGGGCTGACCGCTTCTTTAAGTGCTCAGGCCGTCAGGCGGCGAGAGCGAAGCTACTGCGCTTAGCGTTGGCAGTTATTGGTTTCCAGAGATCGTTAACGAGATAACCCTGGATCCTCGGCCCGCTTCCCTTGGAACAGACGTCCAAAGTCGAAACCGTTCACCCCCTGTTGAGTTGTCAAACTCCCACCCGTACCGCGGTGGAAGGTCCACACTACCAAGTCCAACAGAGCGCCCGCACCTGACATTCCCGCCCTACTCGATCAGGGCCTACTTGATCAGGCGCAGCGTGAACGGATAGCGGAACTTGCTGCCCGCCGCGGTGGCCAGGCCGCCGATCCCGGTCAGCAGGAACCACAGGATCCCGAGGATCGGGAACAGGAACCCGAGGAACCCGTCGGTGATTCCGGTCATGATCCCGAGCAGCGCGAACGCCCCGAACGCGGTCAGCTGGAAGTTCAGCGCCTCCACGGCGTGCCGGCGTACGGCGGGATTCTTCTGGCCGGAGGTGGCGACGACCAGGGCCGGGCCGACGAACGACGTCGGGTACCCGAGCCAGTGCGCGACCGTGCCCATCCCCCGCCCGTCACCGCGGTAGGTCTGCAGCGGCGCCGGGCGCGTGAAGGCCGCGGGCGCGTACGTCGGCACCGGCCGGGAGACGAGCCCGTCGAACGTGCTGTTGAGTTCGGCCCGGGTCCGCGCCTTGAGCGCCAGCTCGAGACGGGTGTCGAACTCCATGTGGTCCAGGCGACCGTCGGCGTACATTTCTTTCAGGATCTCGACGGCCCGATCCCGTTGGGCCGGAGTCACCAGCAGCTCTGAAGTGGACATACCTCCACTGTGCGCGCCCACCGCCCGCCACCCCATCGGGTGCAGCCCGGACCGACCCCTGACCCGACCCGGAAGCCCCGGATCAGCGCGCGTAGTCGGCCAGCACGAACGGCGGGATCAGGTCCACGAAACCGCTCAGTACCGGCAACGCCGTCAGCGCCTGCGGGACGGTCCACGGCTTCGCGGCGAACGCGACGGCCAGGTTGCGGGAGACCCGGAGGTCGAGCGGCGGCTGGTCGAGCAGCCACTCCATCATCCGCGGGTGCAGCATGGCCGAGCCGTAGCGCGCGTCCGCGCCGAGCACCCGGAACCGGCGGTTGAACGCCTCGCTCTCCACCTCGACCCGCACCATGCCGGGCTCGAGCGTCCCGTCCCCGACGACGGCCTCGCGGCCGACGGCCAGGTCCGGCAACCGGGCGGGCAGCTCGATCGCGATCAGGTGGTTGACCCAGGTGGTCGGCAGGTAGCGCCCCCTGGTCGTGTGGACGAACTCCGCCATCCGGATCGGGCGGCCCTGGTACTCGCCGACCAGGATCCGCCGCAGCTGTCCGTCCGGCGCGAAGATCCGGCAGCCGGCCGCGTGCAGGGACCCGTCGGCGTCGTCACCCGGGCGCCAGCCGTACCGCTCGGCGCCCGCCTGCTCGCGAGCGAGCCGGGCCTGCGCCCGGTCCACCCAGGGACCGCCGATCCGGGCGATCAGCCACCCGACGAGCACGACGAAGCCGATGAACAGGGCGAAGCCGACCTGCAGACCAGCCCAGGCCTCGAGCCAGCGAGGCACCGTGACAGCAAGCACGGACGCAACCTAGCCGACCCCGAGGCCGTACGCCGTCAGGACACTAGCCCCGGCGGCGCTCCGAGAGCGCGCGCTGGGCCTCGCGGTTGGCCTGGCGCTCGGCGAGGGCGTGCCGCTTGTCGTAGTCCTTCTTGCCCCGCCCGGTGGCGAGCTCGACCTTGGCGTACCCGTCCTTGAAGTACAGCGACAGCGGGATCAGCGAGACACCCTGCTGCTCGACGGCGCGGATCAGTTTCTGGACCTCGTCCTTGTGCAGCAGCAGCTTGCGGGTGCGGCGGGGCTCGTGGTTCGTCCAGGTGCCGTGCTTGTACTCCGGAATGTGCATGCCCTGCAGCCACAACTCGTTGCCACGGACGGCCGCGAACGCGTCGACGAGGGAGGCCCGGCCCTGCCGCAGGGACTTGACCTCCGTCCCGGTCAGCACCAGCCCGGCCTCCACCACGTCGTCGATGTGGTAGTCGTGTCGCGCCTTACGGTTCTGCGCGATCGGCTTCTCCCGGCCGGACTGTTTCACCATCCGGCCAGTATCCCAGATCGCTCAGAGCCACTTCATCGGATTAACCACGCGCCCGTCCTGGTACACCATGAAGTGCAGGTGGCAGCCGGTCGAGTAGCCCGTCGTACCGGAGTAGCCGATGATCTCGCCCTTGCGGACGCGCTCGCCGGACCGCGCCTTGTAGCGCGACAGGTGGTTGTAGACGGTCGTGATCGACGAGCCGTCGATCACTCCGTGCGAGATGAACAGCCGGTTGCCGTAACCGCCGTTGTAGTACTTGTCCGTCACCACACCGCTCGCCGCGGCCCGGATCGGTACGCCGCACGGCGCGCGGAAGTCGGTGCCGTCGTGCAGCTTCCAGTAGTGCAGGACCGGGTGGAACCGCATCCCGTACGGCGAGGTGATGTAGCTGCTCACCGGGTAGCTGAGCCTGCCGCCGTCGTCGGCCGGCGGATCGTCCGGGATGACGCGGGGCTTCCGGTTCTCCCGGCGGGCCTTCTCGCGCTCGGCCTTCTCCGCCGCCGCCTTCCGGCGCGCCGCGGCCGCCTTCTCGGCCTTGGCCCGCGCGATCAGCAGCTGCTCGACCCGGGTCCGCTCCCGCAGCAGCGCGTTGTACTGCGCCTGCTCCGTGTTCTTCTCCTTCTCGGCGGCCTTGAACGCGGTCAGCTTGACCTTCGCGATCGCCGCCGCCTCGGCCCGGTCCGCCGCGACCTGCTTGGTCAGCGCGGTGACCCGCTGGACCGTCGCGGCGGCCTCGGCGCGCGCGGCCTCGGCGGCCTTCTCCGCGGCGGCCACCTTGACCCGCTTGCTGGCGAGCTGCGCCTGGGCGTTGTTCAGGTTCGAGATCGCGTTGCCCTGGATGCCGAACACGTTCCGCTGGACCTGCATCCCGGTGGCGATGTCGGCGGGCGCGGCGCCGCGCAGCGCGATCGACAGCCCGACCAGGCTGTTCTGCTGCTGGTACGCCGACCGTACGGCGCGACCCGCCACGGCCCGCTTCTCCGCGATCAGCTTCTCGCCGGCCTCGACGTCGGAGACCGCCGTCGACAACGCCGCCTCGGCCGCGGCGAGCTTGCCCGCGGCGACCGCGTCGGCGGCCTTCGCGGCGGCGAGCTGCCCCTGCGCGGCGGCGTACCGGACCTGCACGGCCTGGTACTTCGCGGCGGCCTGGTTGTACGCGGCAACGGACTTGCCGAGCTGGTCGGAGGCCTCGGCGAGATCAGCCTTGGACTGGTTGATCTGCGAGTCGAGTTGCTTCTTCTTGGCGGCTGGATCCGGCGGTTTCGCCTCCGCGGACGGAGCGGACGGAACCGCGGCCAGGACGCCGGCGGACAGGGACAGGACAAGGCAGCAAGCGGCAACCACCGTCTGCCGGCCCGGCGGTCGCGTGCGTGATCGCGGGTACGGCGCGGCGGAGGTGCCGGTGCTGTCGTCTCGCTTGATGCTCCCCCGCGCACGCGGGTTCGCACCGGGGAAGTGCGGGACCACAGGTCGACCCCTTGCTCTGGGTTTCAGTTGTGCGGTACAGGAGTGACTGCTGTTACTCCTGATACTGCACGATAGGTCACCCGGGTCAGACTTTGAGGTATTTCCGCGTTGTCAGGAATGTCGGGATCACGGCGAGGATGACGCCGACGACGACCATGTAGATCATCGCGCGGAACGTCTCGGTGGTGCCGACCCACTGCCAGACCCGGAACGTCTCCTGGGCCCGCTGCATGACCACGAGGTACACCCCGAGCCACAACGTGCCGCAGGCCAGGACCGCGCCGATCAGCGCGGCCAGCACCGCCTCTAACAAGAACGGTAGCTGGATATAGAAGTTCGACGCGCCGACCAGGCGCATGATGCCGATCTCCCGTCTCCGGGCGTACGCCGCCAGCCGGATCGTGTTGAAGATCTGCATCAGGGCCGCGGCCAGCAGCAGCGCGGCCGCGATCAGGGCCCCGATCTGCAGGCCGTTGAGCGCCTTGAACAGCGGATCGAGGTACTGCCGGAGATCCTGCACGGTGTCGACGCCGGGCAGGCCGGCGACCGCGCTGACCAGGTTCTGGTAGCGCTGCGGGTCCTTGAGCTTGACCCGGAACGACTCCTGCATCTGGTCCTCGGTGACCGTGCTGACGATCGGCGAGTCCTTGTACAGCTTCTTGAACGACTCGAACGCTTCCTTCTTCGACTCCGAGAACACGCCGTCGGGCGCGGTGTCCGGGTTCGACTGGATGACCTGCTGGATCCGGTTCTTCTGCTCCTGGGTCACCTCGGCCCCGGAGCAGCCGCGGCCGCCGGAGTCCTTGGTGCAGAGGAACACCGAGATCTGGATCTTGTCGTACCAGTTGCCCTTCATCAGCTCGACCTGCTGCTGCGCGAGCAGCGCGCTGCCGAACAGCGCCAGCGAGACCCAGATCGTGACGACGACCGCGATCGTCATCGAGAGGTTCCGCTTCAGGCCGATCCCGAGGTCGGAGAGGATGTAGTTCAGGCGCATTCTTCAGTCAATCCCTGTGCTCGGCGGTCAGTGCTGGTAGCCGTAGACGCCGCGCGACTCGTCGCGGACGACGTGACCGTTCTCCAGCTCGATCACGCGCTTGCGCATCTGGTCGACGATCGACACGTCGTGGGTGGCCATCACGACCGTCGTCCCGGTGCGGTTGATCCGGTCCAGGAGCTTCATGATGCCGACCGACGTGCCGGGGTCGAGGTTTCCGGTCGGCTCGTCGGCGATCAGGATCATCGGCCGGTTCACGAACGCACGAGCGATCGCCACGCGCTGCTGCTCACCGCCGGACAGCTCGTCCGGGAGCCGGTCCTCCTTGCCGTCCAGCCCGACCAGCTCGAGGACCTCGGGGACCGTCTTGCGGATGTGCGAGCGCGGCTTGCCGATCACCTGCAGGGCGAACGCCACGTTCTCCGCCACGGTCTTGTTCGGCAGCAGCCGGAAGTCCTGGAACACGGTGCCGATCTGGCGGCGCATCTGCGGGATCCGCCAGCTCGCGAGCCGGTTCAGGTCCTTGCCGGCCACCATGATGTGACCCTTGGACGTCCGCTGCTCGCGCAGTACCAGACGAAGGAACGTCGACTTGCCGGACCCGGAGGTACCGACCAGGAAGACGAACTCGCCTTTCTCGATATCGACGTTGACGTTCAGCAGAGCGGCCCTGGACTGGCCCTCGTACGTCTTGGACACATTCTCGAAGCGGATCACGGGTTCATCCGGCCGTGGTCGGGAACAGGGAGCGACGCGACGGTAACCACGAAGGGCACCGTACGCCACCGGAGCGGCCGGCGATCAGTCTAGGCGTTCCCCGGCGTGCCGCCGACCAGACCTGCCGCTGCGTACATCCCCGTCCGATAGCCGGTGCCTGCCGCGCACCCGCCGCCCCTGTTCTTCCTGCTTGAGCGTATCCGTTCCGGCGTGCCCGCCCGTGCGGTTATCCACAGGTGGAGGGTCAGGCGGGGGCGGGGGTCGGGTTGTCGTTGCCGGGGTCGGGGCGGGCGTCGGCGATCCGGGCCACGCCGGCGTCGGGCTTGCGGCCCGCGCGGCGGGCGGCCTCGACGTGCAGGCGGGCGATCTCGATCACCTGGCGCGGGACCTTCACGGTCTTCTTCTCAGCCATCCGCACTGTCTCCCTCGACGACCTCGATCTCGGCGTCCGCGATATCAGCGTACGCGTCCGCGCCCACCCGGTCGATCGCAACCGCGGCCGTCAGCGCGGCGACCAGGTCGTAGTCCTCCGGCTGTAACAGCTCCGACCTCATCAGTGAGCGGAGCGTGACCACCCCGGCGTCCGTGCCGGCCTCGTCGCCCGCGAGGATCTGCTCCACCGCCCACCGGACCATCCGCATCGTCTCCTCGCGGTGCCGCCAGGTGTCCAGCTCCCGGTCGGACTTCCGCGTCAGATACGCCCCGAGCACCACACCACCCAGCGCGAGCAACGGCGACAGCACCGTCATCACCACGCCGACGATCGAGATCCAGGTCGGAATCACGGACACACCCCGGCAGTCATACGCGTCCTCCGAATCCCATGGTCCTGACCGGTCGATGATGTTACGAAGGAGCTTTCCACCCACCACCGACAGCCAAGGATGACAAAGGGCGGTGTCAGCGTGACGGACGAGCAGGACCGCTACGACGTGTTCGTGCAGGGGACCGTGTTCCTCGACATCGTGATGACCGGTCTGGAGTCCGCCCCGACCACCGGTACCGAGATCTTCGCCGAAGGCATGGGCT containing:
- the ftsE gene encoding cell division ATP-binding protein FtsE → MIRFENVSKTYEGQSRAALLNVNVDIEKGEFVFLVGTSGSGKSTFLRLVLREQRTSKGHIMVAGKDLNRLASWRIPQMRRQIGTVFQDFRLLPNKTVAENVAFALQVIGKPRSHIRKTVPEVLELVGLDGKEDRLPDELSGGEQQRVAIARAFVNRPMILIADEPTGNLDPGTSVGIMKLLDRINRTGTTVVMATHDVSIVDQMRKRVIELENGHVVRDESRGVYGYQH
- a CDS encoding SRPBCC domain-containing protein → MTTFTPADHLGAVARAITTTVRDGREMRLLRVSRSYDATPEEVWAALTDRERVPRWLMPIEGDLRVGGRFQLEGNAGGEILACTPPKALQVTWEYGGQSSWVDAALEPVDDGTRLVLEHAAPVEPPELWEEFGPGAVGLGWELMLMGLAEHLADPTFTPPSPDTAPSPDIVDYLTASSHGWAEADASSGTDPAQARAAAERCLTAYTTVPEDPGA
- a CDS encoding carbohydrate ABC transporter permease, whose product is MKSVLLWAFAMLFLLPFVWMLSSSLKRNLDVFAIPVRWIPSPVEWKNYVEVWTSGAVTMAVFFANSLTVSLIGVVGDLTTSAMAGYAFARLTFRGRDKVFLLYVATAIVPTQLLLIPRFMFFQQLGLYNTLWALILPGIFTVFGTFLVRQAFLAVPAELGEAARIDGAGEWRVFFRVYLPQIRSTLAALAIISFVGSWNDYEGPLIMLSNQNLYTVPIGLTRFVDADGGLSAGLAMAGSVSSVVPILIIFLVFQRQFVAALASSGLK
- the smpB gene encoding SsrA-binding protein SmpB — encoded protein: MVKQSGREKPIAQNRKARHDYHIDDVVEAGLVLTGTEVKSLRQGRASLVDAFAAVRGNELWLQGMHIPEYKHGTWTNHEPRRTRKLLLHKDEVQKLIRAVEQQGVSLIPLSLYFKDGYAKVELATGRGKKDYDKRHALAERQANREAQRALSERRRG
- a CDS encoding M23 family metallopeptidase, encoding MVPHFPGANPRARGSIKRDDSTGTSAAPYPRSRTRPPGRQTVVAACCLVLSLSAGVLAAVPSAPSAEAKPPDPAAKKKQLDSQINQSKADLAEASDQLGKSVAAYNQAAAKYQAVQVRYAAAQGQLAAAKAADAVAAGKLAAAEAALSTAVSDVEAGEKLIAEKRAVAGRAVRSAYQQQNSLVGLSIALRGAAPADIATGMQVQRNVFGIQGNAISNLNNAQAQLASKRVKVAAAEKAAEAARAEAAATVQRVTALTKQVAADRAEAAAIAKVKLTAFKAAEKEKNTEQAQYNALLRERTRVEQLLIARAKAEKAAAARRKAAAEKAEREKARRENRKPRVIPDDPPADDGGRLSYPVSSYITSPYGMRFHPVLHYWKLHDGTDFRAPCGVPIRAAASGVVTDKYYNGGYGNRLFISHGVIDGSSITTVYNHLSRYKARSGERVRKGEIIGYSGTTGYSTGCHLHFMVYQDGRVVNPMKWL
- a CDS encoding DUF1707 and DUF4870 domain-containing protein codes for the protein MSTSELLVTPAQRDRAVEILKEMYADGRLDHMEFDTRLELALKARTRAELNSTFDGLVSRPVPTYAPAAFTRPAPLQTYRGDGRGMGTVAHWLGYPTSFVGPALVVATSGQKNPAVRRHAVEALNFQLTAFGAFALLGIMTGITDGFLGFLFPILGILWFLLTGIGGLATAAGSKFRYPFTLRLIK
- the ftsX gene encoding permease-like cell division protein FtsX, which encodes MRLNYILSDLGIGLKRNLSMTIAVVVTIWVSLALFGSALLAQQQVELMKGNWYDKIQISVFLCTKDSGGRGCSGAEVTQEQKNRIQQVIQSNPDTAPDGVFSESKKEAFESFKKLYKDSPIVSTVTEDQMQESFRVKLKDPQRYQNLVSAVAGLPGVDTVQDLRQYLDPLFKALNGLQIGALIAAALLLAAALMQIFNTIRLAAYARRREIGIMRLVGASNFYIQLPFLLEAVLAALIGAVLACGTLWLGVYLVVMQRAQETFRVWQWVGTTETFRAMIYMVVVGVILAVIPTFLTTRKYLKV